The Arctopsyche grandis isolate Sample6627 chromosome 7, ASM5162203v2, whole genome shotgun sequence genome includes a window with the following:
- the Tre1 gene encoding trapped in endoderm 1, which yields MEGAGNVTFTITYPRSATLAAFTCAIIFIIFGVIGNLITALALLRCPKLRGHATTTFVLSLCVSDLLFCSINLPLTASRYLYQRWILGDVLCQLFPVIFYGNVAVSLLSMVAITLNRYVLIAYYDLYGRLYSKRNIYIQLTFIWIFAFGLMVPPLFGIWGQLGLDEETFSCTILKKDEFSPKKFLFLVAFVLPCLVITISYSCIYWKVRGSKRRLEAHSELSVKDTGVSSRERDDSRLTTLMLSIFLCFVICFLPLMMTNVIDDDISFPTFHVVASILAWASSVINPFIYAATNRQYRSAYKKLFKSCRKKPITRRTTIGSKTFCQPTSNHSGNSHNDKRMPVKLNSNT from the exons ATGGAAGGAGCAGGCAATGTTACATTTACCATCACCTATCCAAGATCAGCCACTCTTGCCGCTTTCACATGTGCAATCATCTTCATCATATTTGGAGTTATtg GTAATTTGATAACGGCTCTTGCCCTTTTGAGATGTCCCAAATTGAGAGGTCATGCTACCACCACGTTCGTTCTCTCTTTATGCGTTTCGGATCTTTTATTTTGCTCCATTAACCTGCCACTGACCGCTTCGAGATATCTCTACCAAAGGTGGATACTCGGAGATGTCCTCTGCCAATTGTTTCCGGTGATATTTTACGGAAACGTAGCCGTCTCTCTACTGTCGATGGTGGCCATTACTTTAAATAG ATACGTTCTAATTGCATACTACGACTTGTACGGAAGACTTTACTCAAAGAGAAACATTTACATTCAACTAACATTCATATGGATTTTTGCATTTGGATTaatg GTTCCTCCTCTATTTGGAATTTGGGGACAATTGGGACTAGATGAAGAAACTTTTTCCTGCACAATACTTAAAAAGGACGAGTTTTCTCCAAAGAAGTTTTTATTTCTCGTAGCATTTGTATTGCCATGTCTTGTAATCACCATTTCGTACTCTTGCATTTATTGGAAAGTGAGAGGATCCAAGCGCAGACTGGAAGCACACAG CGAATTGAGCGTGAAAGACACGGGGGTGTCATCAAGAGAAAGAGACGACTCTAGATTGACAACTCTGATGCTCAGCATATTCCTATGTTTCGTCATATGCTTTTTGCCTCTGATGATGACAAACGTGATAGATGACGACATCAGCTTTCCCACTTTTCACGTCGTAGCATCGATTTTAGCGTGGGCCTCAAGTGTTATAAACCCTTTCATATATGCTGCTACGAATAGACAATATCGTTCTGCCTACAAAAAACTGTTCAAATCGTGCCGCAAGAAACCGATCACAAGGAGGACAACGATTGGAAGCAAAACTTTCTGTCAGCCGACATCTAATCATTCGGGAAATTCGCACAACGACAAAAGAATGCCTGTAAAGCTTAACAGTAACACTTGA